Proteins from a single region of Chromobacterium sp. ATCC 53434:
- the secY gene encoding preprotein translocase subunit SecY, with protein sequence MANTSLVANANKFGDLKRRIWFLIGALIVYRIGAHIPVPGINPAELAKLFHTSQTGLLDMFNMFSGGALSRFTVFALGIMPYISASIILQLAAEVLPSLKQLKKEGDAGRRKITQYTRYATVGLATFQSFGIAVMLYKQPNLVMTAQWEFYLTTVVSLVTGTMFLMWLGEQITERGIGNGISLIICAGIAAGVPAAIGKTLTLTSQGSLPILFAILLFVGVILVTFVVVYAERGQRKVLVNYAKRQVGNRVMQGQSTHLPLKLNMAGVIPPIFASSIILFPATVLGWFGQGEHMSWLKGVADKLHPGQPIYVLLYAAAIIFFCYFYTALVFNPKETADNLKKSGAFIPGIRPGEQTSRYIEKIILRLTLIGAIYITLVCLLPEFLILKWNVPFYFGGTSLLIIVVVTMDFMAQVQSYVLSHQYESLLKKANFKGNALTR encoded by the coding sequence GTGGCGAATACTTCTCTAGTGGCCAATGCCAATAAGTTTGGTGATCTGAAGCGTAGAATCTGGTTCCTGATCGGCGCGCTGATCGTTTATCGTATCGGCGCCCATATTCCGGTCCCGGGTATCAACCCTGCCGAACTAGCGAAGTTGTTCCACACATCGCAGACGGGCCTGCTCGACATGTTCAACATGTTCTCGGGCGGCGCCCTCTCGAGGTTTACGGTATTTGCCCTGGGCATCATGCCGTACATCTCGGCTTCCATCATTCTGCAGCTTGCGGCCGAGGTTCTGCCCAGCCTGAAGCAGCTGAAGAAGGAAGGCGATGCGGGACGTCGCAAGATAACCCAGTACACGCGTTATGCCACCGTGGGGCTCGCGACTTTTCAAAGTTTCGGCATTGCGGTGATGTTGTACAAGCAGCCTAACCTGGTGATGACTGCTCAGTGGGAGTTTTACCTGACAACCGTGGTGTCTCTGGTCACTGGAACCATGTTCCTGATGTGGTTGGGCGAACAGATCACCGAGCGTGGTATCGGCAACGGTATTTCGCTGATCATCTGCGCGGGTATCGCCGCGGGTGTTCCGGCTGCGATCGGTAAGACCTTGACGCTGACCAGTCAGGGCTCCTTGCCCATCTTGTTTGCCATCCTGTTGTTCGTCGGGGTGATCCTGGTGACTTTCGTGGTGGTCTACGCAGAGCGTGGCCAACGCAAGGTCCTGGTGAACTACGCCAAGCGTCAGGTAGGCAATCGCGTCATGCAGGGCCAGAGCACGCATTTGCCGCTCAAGCTCAACATGGCGGGGGTGATTCCTCCGATCTTCGCCTCCAGCATCATCCTGTTCCCGGCCACCGTTCTCGGTTGGTTCGGCCAGGGCGAGCACATGTCGTGGTTGAAGGGTGTGGCTGACAAGCTGCACCCGGGCCAGCCGATCTATGTGCTGCTGTACGCGGCGGCGATCATCTTCTTCTGCTATTTCTACACGGCGTTGGTTTTCAACCCGAAGGAAACGGCTGACAACCTGAAGAAGAGCGGGGCGTTCATCCCGGGCATCCGTCCTGGCGAGCAGACTTCTCGTTACATCGAGAAAATCATTCTGCGGCTGACGCTGATCGGTGCGATCTACATCACGCTGGTCTGCCTGCTGCCGGAGTTCCTGATCCTGAAGTGGAATGTGCCGTTCTACTTTGGTGGTACATCGCTGCTGATCATCGTGGTGGTGACCATGGACTTCATGGCTCAGGTGCAGTCCTACGTGTTGTCGCATCAGTACGAGAGCTTGCTGAAGAAGGCCAACTTCAAAGGCAACGCCCTTACCCGCTGA
- the rplO gene encoding 50S ribosomal protein L15, translated as MLLNTVQPGVGAKHAKRRVGRGIGSGLGKTCGRGHKGQKSRAGGFHKVGFEGGQMPLQRRLPKRGFKSLTARFVCEVRLSELNLLPVDEIDLLALKQAGLVAAQAQVAKVVLSGKVERAVKLRGISVTAGARAAIEAAGGSIE; from the coding sequence ATGCTGCTGAACACCGTACAACCGGGCGTCGGCGCCAAGCATGCCAAGCGCCGTGTCGGCCGTGGCATCGGTTCCGGCCTGGGCAAGACTTGCGGCCGCGGCCACAAGGGTCAGAAGAGCCGCGCTGGTGGTTTCCACAAGGTAGGCTTCGAAGGCGGTCAAATGCCGCTGCAACGTCGCCTGCCGAAGCGTGGCTTCAAGTCTCTGACGGCTCGCTTCGTTTGCGAAGTTCGCCTGTCCGAACTGAACCTGCTGCCGGTCGATGAAATCGATCTGCTGGCTCTCAAGCAAGCCGGTCTGGTGGCTGCTCAGGCACAAGTTGCCAAGGTAGTCCTGTCCGGTAAGGTTGAGCGCGCAGTGAAACTGCGTGGTATCAGCGTTACCGCTGGCGCCCGCGCTGCCATCGAGGCTGCCGGCGGCAGCATTGAATAA
- the rpmD gene encoding 50S ribosomal protein L30 has translation MSNAKTVKVTLVKSLIGRLESHKACARGLGLRKIRQTVEVLDTPENRGMINKISYLLKFEG, from the coding sequence ATGAGTAACGCCAAGACTGTCAAGGTCACTCTGGTAAAGAGCCTGATCGGTCGCCTGGAGTCTCACAAGGCCTGCGCCCGTGGTCTGGGTCTGCGCAAGATCCGCCAGACCGTTGAAGTGCTCGATACCCCTGAAAACCGTGGCATGATCAACAAGATCAGCTACCTGCTCAAATTCGAGGGCTAA
- the rpsE gene encoding 30S ribosomal protein S5 encodes MAKHEMEDRGDGLVEKMISVNRVTKVVKGGRIMAFSALTVVGDGNGGIGMGKGRSKEVPVAVQKAMEQARHNLVKIPLKGGTLQHTVVGKHGATTVFIQPAKEGTGVKAGGPMRAIFDAMGVHNVSAKIHGSTNPYNVVRATLNGLSNINTPSQIAAKRGLSVEDILGVGHE; translated from the coding sequence ATGGCTAAGCACGAAATGGAAGATCGCGGCGACGGTCTGGTCGAGAAAATGATCAGCGTCAACCGCGTCACCAAAGTGGTCAAGGGCGGCCGTATCATGGCTTTCTCCGCTCTGACCGTGGTTGGCGATGGCAACGGCGGTATCGGCATGGGTAAGGGCCGTTCCAAGGAAGTTCCGGTCGCTGTTCAAAAGGCGATGGAACAAGCCCGTCACAACCTGGTTAAGATCCCGCTGAAGGGCGGCACGCTGCAGCATACCGTTGTCGGTAAGCACGGCGCGACCACCGTCTTCATCCAGCCGGCCAAAGAAGGTACCGGCGTGAAGGCCGGCGGCCCGATGCGCGCGATCTTTGATGCAATGGGTGTTCACAATGTTTCGGCCAAGATTCATGGCTCTACGAACCCGTACAACGTGGTGCGTGCGACCCTGAATGGCCTGAGCAACATCAACACCCCGTCGCAGATCGCCGCCAAGCGTGGCCTGAGCGTCGAGGACATCCTGGGGGTGGGTCATGAGTAA
- the rplR gene encoding 50S ribosomal protein L18, with protein sequence MDKKQARLRRARKTRARIAELKMVRLTVYRTNSHIYAQIIDETGNKVLASASSLEADVRAEMANGGNVAAAAVIGKRIAEKAKAAGIEKVAFDRSGFKYHGRMKALADAAREHGLVF encoded by the coding sequence ATGGACAAGAAACAAGCTCGACTCCGCCGCGCACGTAAAACCCGTGCCCGGATCGCGGAGCTCAAGATGGTGCGTCTCACTGTGTACCGCACCAATAGCCACATTTACGCTCAGATCATCGACGAGACCGGCAACAAGGTACTGGCCAGCGCTTCTTCGCTGGAAGCCGACGTCCGCGCTGAAATGGCCAATGGTGGCAACGTGGCAGCTGCTGCCGTGATCGGCAAGCGCATTGCCGAGAAGGCAAAAGCCGCAGGCATCGAGAAAGTTGCTTTCGACCGCTCCGGTTTCAAATACCACGGTCGCATGAAGGCACTGGCTGACGCCGCTCGCGAACACGGCCTCGTATTCTAA
- the rplF gene encoding 50S ribosomal protein L6 has protein sequence MSRVAKNPVIIPAGVEVKFGAADVTVKGALGSLNTALCNDVEVKLDNGQLTFAAKNDSKFARAMSGTLRALLNNMVNGVSKGFEKKLQLVGVGYRAQAQGDTLNLSLGFSHPVAHKMPAGIKIETPTQTEILVKGADKQLVGQVAAEIRAYRSPEPYKGKGVRYADEVVVLKETKKK, from the coding sequence ATGTCTCGCGTAGCTAAGAATCCGGTAATCATTCCGGCCGGCGTCGAAGTGAAGTTCGGCGCTGCAGACGTGACTGTGAAAGGCGCCCTGGGCTCCCTGAACACCGCTCTGTGCAACGACGTGGAAGTGAAGCTGGACAATGGTCAGCTGACTTTCGCCGCCAAGAACGACAGCAAGTTCGCACGTGCCATGTCCGGCACCCTGCGCGCGCTGCTGAACAATATGGTGAACGGCGTATCGAAGGGCTTCGAGAAGAAGCTGCAGCTGGTAGGCGTGGGCTATCGTGCCCAGGCTCAAGGCGATACCCTGAACCTGTCTCTGGGTTTCTCGCACCCGGTGGCTCACAAGATGCCGGCTGGCATCAAGATTGAGACCCCGACTCAGACCGAGATCCTGGTCAAGGGCGCTGACAAGCAGCTCGTGGGCCAGGTCGCAGCCGAGATTCGCGCTTACCGTTCGCCGGAGCCCTATAAGGGCAAGGGTGTTCGCTACGCCGACGAGGTTGTGGTTCTGAAAGAAACCAAGAAGAAGTAA
- the rpsH gene encoding 30S ribosomal protein S8, whose amino-acid sequence MSMHDPISDMLTRIRNGQRASKVAVSMPSSKLKVALAQVLKEEGYIEDFAVAGEAKKPVLDIQLKYYAGRPVIERIERVSRPGLRVYKGSTEIPKVMNGLGVAILSTSQGIMTDRKARTTGIGGELLCVVA is encoded by the coding sequence ATGAGCATGCACGATCCTATTTCCGATATGTTGACCCGCATCCGCAATGGCCAACGCGCTTCCAAGGTGGCAGTTTCCATGCCGTCTTCCAAGCTGAAAGTTGCGCTGGCGCAGGTGCTGAAAGAGGAAGGCTACATCGAAGACTTCGCCGTTGCCGGCGAGGCCAAGAAGCCTGTTCTCGATATCCAGCTCAAGTACTACGCTGGCCGTCCGGTGATCGAGCGCATCGAGCGCGTATCCCGTCCTGGCCTGCGCGTGTACAAGGGCTCCACCGAAATCCCGAAGGTCATGAACGGTCTGGGCGTGGCGATTCTGTCCACTTCCCAAGGCATCATGACTGACCGCAAGGCACGCACCACCGGTATCGGTGGCGAGCTGCTCTGCGTCGTGGCTTAA
- the rpsN gene encoding 30S ribosomal protein S14, with the protein MARLALINREEKRVKLAEKYAAKREALFATIKNQNLSEEERFAARLQLQQLPRNCSPVRQRNRCAITGRPRGVFSKFGLGRNKLREIAMKGEIPGVVKASW; encoded by the coding sequence ATGGCACGACTTGCACTGATTAACCGTGAAGAAAAGCGCGTCAAGCTGGCTGAAAAGTACGCCGCCAAGCGTGAAGCGCTGTTCGCCACCATCAAAAACCAGAACCTCTCGGAAGAAGAGCGTTTCGCCGCCCGTCTGCAACTGCAGCAACTGCCGCGTAACTGCTCCCCGGTGCGTCAGCGTAACCGCTGCGCCATCACCGGTCGTCCGCGTGGTGTATTCAGCAAATTCGGTTTGGGTCGCAACAAGCTGCGTGAGATCGCCATGAAGGGTGAGATTCCGGGTGTTGTGAAGGCCAGCTGGTAA
- the rplE gene encoding 50S ribosomal protein L5, which yields MARLYDFYKDSVVPELMKQFGYKSIMQVPRIEKITVNMGVGEAVADKKVMEFAVGDLEKIAGQKPVVTTARKSIAGFKIRDNYPVGCKVTLRRERMYEFLDRLVTIALPRVRDFRGVSAKSFDGRGNYNMGVKEQIIFPEIEYDKIDALRGMNITVTTTAKTDEEARALLAAFKFPFKG from the coding sequence ATGGCACGTCTCTACGATTTCTACAAAGACAGCGTAGTGCCGGAACTGATGAAACAGTTCGGCTACAAGTCGATCATGCAAGTTCCGCGTATCGAGAAGATCACCGTGAACATGGGTGTGGGCGAAGCCGTTGCCGATAAAAAGGTAATGGAATTTGCCGTGGGCGACCTGGAAAAGATCGCCGGCCAGAAGCCGGTTGTCACCACCGCTCGCAAGTCCATCGCAGGCTTCAAGATCCGCGACAACTACCCGGTAGGTTGCAAGGTAACTCTGCGTCGCGAACGCATGTACGAGTTCCTGGACCGCCTGGTGACCATCGCGCTGCCGCGCGTTCGCGATTTCCGTGGTGTGTCCGCCAAGTCCTTCGATGGCCGCGGCAACTACAACATGGGCGTCAAAGAACAGATCATCTTCCCGGAAATCGAGTACGACAAGATCGATGCTCTGCGTGGTATGAACATCACTGTCACCACTACGGCGAAGACTGACGAAGAGGCCCGCGCACTGCTGGCCGCGTTCAAGTTCCCGTTCAAGGGTTAA
- the rplX gene encoding 50S ribosomal protein L24, whose protein sequence is MRKIRKGDEVVVITGKDKGKRGTVLRVLDEKLVVEGVNVAKKHQKPNPVRGVAGGIVEKTMPVDASNVAIFNPASQKADRVGFKVLEDGRKVRVFKSSGEVIGA, encoded by the coding sequence ATGCGCAAGATTCGCAAAGGTGATGAAGTCGTAGTAATCACCGGTAAAGACAAGGGTAAGCGCGGCACTGTCCTGCGTGTTCTGGATGAGAAGCTGGTCGTTGAAGGCGTTAACGTCGCCAAGAAGCACCAGAAACCGAATCCGGTACGTGGCGTGGCCGGCGGCATCGTTGAAAAAACCATGCCTGTGGACGCATCGAACGTCGCGATTTTCAATCCGGCAAGCCAAAAGGCTGACCGCGTGGGCTTCAAGGTTCTTGAAGACGGCCGCAAGGTACGCGTGTTCAAGTCCAGCGGCGAAGTTATCGGCGCCTAA
- the rplN gene encoding 50S ribosomal protein L14: MIQMQTMLEVADNTGARHVMCIKVLGGSKRRYASVGDIIKVSIKDAAPRGRVKKGDVYNAVVVRTAKGVRRPDGSLIKFDSNAAVLLNNKLEPIGTRIFGPVTRELRTERFMKIVSLAPEVL; the protein is encoded by the coding sequence ATGATCCAAATGCAGACCATGCTTGAGGTCGCTGACAACACTGGTGCGCGTCACGTTATGTGCATCAAAGTGCTGGGTGGCTCCAAGCGTCGCTATGCTAGCGTAGGTGACATCATCAAGGTGAGCATCAAGGATGCCGCTCCGCGTGGTCGCGTCAAAAAAGGCGACGTCTACAATGCGGTCGTGGTACGCACTGCCAAAGGCGTGCGCCGTCCGGATGGCTCTTTGATCAAGTTTGACAGCAACGCTGCCGTTCTGCTCAACAACAAGCTTGAGCCGATCGGCACTCGTATCTTCGGGCCCGTTACGCGTGAACTGCGTACCGAACGCTTCATGAAGATCGTTTCGCTGGCTCCTGAAGTTCTGTAA
- the rpsQ gene encoding 30S ribosomal protein S17 translates to MSETKVVRTLTGVVVSDKMDKTVTVLVERKVKHPIYGKIIRRSKKFHAHDENNEFKAGDLVIISESRPLSKTKSWVVTGLVEKSRQV, encoded by the coding sequence ATGAGCGAAACCAAGGTAGTACGTACGCTGACCGGCGTTGTGGTCAGCGACAAGATGGATAAGACTGTAACCGTTCTGGTCGAGCGCAAAGTGAAGCACCCGATCTACGGCAAGATTATCCGTCGCTCGAAGAAGTTCCACGCGCACGACGAAAACAACGAGTTCAAGGCAGGCGATCTGGTGATCATCAGCGAGTCCCGCCCGCTCTCGAAGACCAAGTCGTGGGTGGTAACTGGCCTGGTTGAGAAATCTCGCCAGGTGTAA
- the rpmC gene encoding 50S ribosomal protein L29 has product MKASELKAKTVDELKVELLSLLKAQFALRMQHATQQLAKTSELKKVRRDIARVRTVLKEKAV; this is encoded by the coding sequence ATGAAAGCGTCCGAACTGAAAGCCAAAACTGTTGATGAGCTGAAGGTGGAACTGCTGAGCCTGCTGAAGGCCCAGTTTGCGCTGCGCATGCAGCACGCTACTCAGCAACTCGCCAAGACCTCTGAACTGAAGAAAGTGCGTCGCGATATCGCTCGTGTGCGCACCGTTCTGAAAGAAAAGGCAGTTTAA
- the rplP gene encoding 50S ribosomal protein L16: protein MLQPTRLKYRKQHKGRNTGIATRGNKVSFGDFGLKAMGRGRLTARQIEAARRAMTRHIKRGGRIWIRIFPDKPITSKPAEVRMGGGKGSPEYYVAEIQPGKMLYEMDGVSEELAREAFRLAAAKLPIATVFVTKQVGQ, encoded by the coding sequence ATGCTGCAGCCAACTAGACTCAAGTACCGCAAACAGCACAAAGGCCGTAACACCGGTATCGCCACTCGTGGCAACAAGGTGAGCTTTGGCGATTTCGGTCTGAAGGCTATGGGTCGCGGTCGCCTGACGGCGCGCCAGATCGAAGCTGCGCGTCGCGCGATGACCCGTCACATCAAGCGTGGCGGTCGCATCTGGATCCGTATCTTCCCGGACAAGCCGATCACCTCCAAGCCTGCCGAAGTCCGTATGGGCGGGGGCAAGGGCTCTCCGGAGTACTACGTGGCTGAAATTCAGCCTGGCAAGATGCTGTATGAAATGGATGGCGTATCCGAGGAACTCGCTCGCGAAGCTTTCCGTCTGGCCGCAGCTAAGTTGCCGATCGCCACTGTGTTCGTAACCAAACAGGTAGGTCAGTAA
- the rpsC gene encoding 30S ribosomal protein S3, which translates to MGQKIHPTGFRLAVTKNWSSKWFASSQNFPEMLKQDIEVREFLKKRLGHASVGRVTIERPAKSARITIHSARPGVVIGKKGEDIEILKQELQKRLGVPVHVNIEEVRKPELDAQIIADGIASQLEKRVMFRRAMKRAMQNAMRLGAEGIKIMSSGRLNGIDIARSEWYREGRVPLHTLRADVDYATSEAKTTYGIIGIKVWVYKGELKPGQVLATPAAPEKKMRKGARNAAAN; encoded by the coding sequence ATGGGTCAGAAGATTCATCCGACGGGATTCCGTCTTGCCGTCACCAAAAACTGGTCTTCCAAGTGGTTCGCGTCTTCGCAGAACTTCCCGGAGATGCTGAAGCAGGATATCGAAGTTCGCGAATTCCTGAAGAAGCGCCTGGGTCATGCTTCGGTTGGCCGCGTAACCATCGAGCGTCCGGCCAAGTCCGCCCGCATCACCATTCACAGCGCCCGTCCGGGTGTCGTGATTGGCAAGAAGGGCGAAGACATCGAGATCCTGAAGCAGGAACTGCAGAAGCGTCTGGGTGTGCCGGTTCACGTGAACATCGAAGAAGTTCGCAAGCCGGAACTGGACGCGCAAATCATCGCCGACGGCATCGCTTCCCAGCTGGAGAAGCGCGTGATGTTCCGTCGCGCCATGAAGCGCGCGATGCAGAACGCCATGCGTCTGGGTGCCGAAGGCATCAAGATCATGTCGTCCGGCCGTCTGAACGGTATCGACATCGCTCGTAGCGAATGGTACCGCGAAGGCCGCGTGCCGCTGCATACCCTGCGCGCCGACGTGGACTACGCCACCTCTGAGGCCAAGACCACCTACGGTATCATCGGCATCAAGGTGTGGGTGTACAAGGGTGAGCTGAAGCCGGGTCAGGTTCTGGCGACTCCGGCTGCTCCGGAGAAGAAAATGAGAAAGGGTGCCCGCAATGCTGCAGCCAACTAG
- the rplV gene encoding 50S ribosomal protein L22: protein MRVSANLKSVRLSAQKCRLVADLVRGQSVAQALNILAFSPKKGAVIIKKVLESAIANAEHNEGADIDTLRVTSIFVDKGASLKRFTARAKGRGNRIEKQTCHISLTVGN from the coding sequence ATGAGAGTATCTGCAAATCTGAAAAGTGTTCGCCTGTCGGCCCAAAAGTGCCGTCTGGTAGCCGATCTGGTCCGTGGTCAATCCGTGGCCCAGGCGCTGAATATCCTGGCCTTCTCCCCGAAGAAGGGCGCGGTAATCATCAAGAAAGTGCTGGAATCTGCAATTGCTAACGCCGAGCACAACGAAGGCGCTGACATCGACACCCTGCGTGTCACCAGCATCTTCGTTGACAAGGGCGCTAGTCTGAAGCGTTTCACTGCCCGTGCTAAGGGTCGTGGCAACCGCATCGAAAAGCAGACCTGCCACATTTCCTTGACCGTTGGCAATTAA
- the rpsS gene encoding 30S ribosomal protein S19, with product MARSQKKGPFVDLHLLKKVDAVRATSDKRPIKTWSRRSTILPDFIGLTIAVHNGRTHVPVYVSENMVGHKLGEFSLTRTFKGHAADKKAKKK from the coding sequence ATGGCACGTTCGCAGAAAAAAGGCCCGTTCGTCGACCTGCATCTCCTGAAGAAGGTCGATGCGGTACGGGCAACCAGCGACAAGCGTCCGATCAAGACCTGGTCGCGTCGTTCGACCATCCTGCCGGACTTCATTGGTCTGACCATCGCTGTACACAACGGTCGCACCCACGTTCCCGTCTATGTTTCTGAAAACATGGTCGGTCACAAACTGGGTGAATTCTCGCTGACTCGCACCTTCAAAGGCCATGCTGCCGACAAGAAGGCGAAGAAGAAGTAA
- the rplB gene encoding 50S ribosomal protein L2 codes for MPIVKVKPTSAGRRAVVKVVSPDLHKGAPHAALVEKKNSTGGRNNNGHITTRHRGGGHKKHYRLIDFRRNKDGIPAKVERIEYDPNRTAHIALLCYADGERRYIIAPRGVKVGAVLLSGSEAPIKAGNALPIRNIPVGTTIHCVEMQPGKGAQMVRSAGASAMLLAREGVYAQLRLRSGEIRLVHVDCRATVGEVGNEEHSLRKLGKAGASRWRGIRPTVRGTAMNPIDHPHGGGEGRTGEGRVPVSPWGTPAKGFRTRRNKRTDNMIVRRRYSNKG; via the coding sequence ATGCCTATCGTTAAGGTAAAACCGACTTCCGCGGGTCGTCGTGCCGTAGTCAAGGTGGTAAGCCCTGATCTGCACAAAGGCGCTCCGCATGCTGCTCTGGTTGAGAAGAAAAACTCGACCGGCGGCCGTAACAACAATGGCCACATCACCACGCGTCATCGCGGTGGTGGTCACAAGAAGCACTACCGTCTGATCGACTTCCGTCGCAACAAGGATGGCATCCCGGCGAAAGTGGAACGCATCGAATACGATCCGAACCGCACCGCCCATATCGCCCTGTTGTGCTATGCCGATGGCGAACGTCGCTACATCATCGCCCCGCGTGGCGTGAAGGTTGGCGCCGTGCTGCTGTCCGGTTCCGAAGCTCCGATCAAGGCCGGTAACGCTCTGCCGATCCGCAACATCCCGGTGGGTACCACTATCCACTGCGTGGAAATGCAACCCGGCAAGGGCGCTCAGATGGTCCGTTCCGCTGGCGCTTCTGCAATGCTGCTGGCTCGTGAAGGCGTATACGCTCAACTGCGTCTGCGCTCCGGCGAGATCCGCCTGGTGCACGTCGATTGCCGTGCGACCGTTGGTGAAGTGGGTAACGAAGAGCACTCCCTGCGCAAGCTGGGCAAGGCTGGCGCAAGTCGTTGGCGCGGTATTCGTCCGACCGTTCGCGGTACGGCGATGAACCCGATCGATCACCCGCACGGTGGTGGTGAAGGCCGTACTGGCGAAGGTCGCGTACCGGTTAGCCCGTGGGGCACCCCGGCCAAGGGCTTCCGTACCCGTCGCAACAAGCGTACCGACAACATGATCGTACGCCGTCGCTATTCCAACAAAGGGTAA
- the rplW gene encoding 50S ribosomal protein L23: MNQERLLQVILAPIVSEKSTMIAEKNQQMAFRVAKDATKPEIKAAVELLFNVKVDGVSTVNVKGKVKRFGRSIGRRSDWKKAYVSLVEGQEIDLTATPAAAE; this comes from the coding sequence ATGAATCAAGAACGTCTGTTGCAAGTAATCCTTGCTCCTATTGTTTCCGAAAAGAGCACCATGATTGCTGAGAAGAACCAGCAAATGGCGTTCCGCGTTGCGAAAGATGCGACCAAGCCGGAAATCAAGGCGGCTGTGGAACTGCTGTTCAACGTCAAAGTTGATGGCGTGTCCACTGTGAACGTCAAGGGCAAGGTTAAGCGTTTCGGCCGTAGCATCGGTCGTCGCAGTGACTGGAAGAAGGCCTACGTTAGCTTGGTCGAGGGTCAAGAAATCGACCTGACCGCTACCCCGGCCGCGGCGGAGTGA
- the rplD gene encoding 50S ribosomal protein L4, translating into MELNVINTQGKAVGSLQVSDSLFGRDYNEALVHQVVTAFLANARSGNRAQLTRAEVKHSTKKPFRQKGTGNARAGMTSTPNRRGGGRAFPNKPDENFSQKVNRKMFRAGMAAILSQLVRDERLIVVDELSINSPKTKEFVGAVQPMGLEQALFITGELSENLYLSSRNLPNVLVIEAQQADPYSLLRFKKTVITRDAVKQLEEQWA; encoded by the coding sequence ATGGAATTGAATGTAATCAATACCCAAGGCAAGGCTGTTGGTAGCCTGCAAGTGTCCGACTCCCTGTTCGGCCGCGACTACAACGAAGCTCTGGTGCACCAGGTTGTTACCGCGTTCCTGGCGAACGCTCGTAGCGGCAACCGCGCCCAGCTGACTCGTGCCGAAGTGAAGCACTCGACCAAGAAGCCGTTCCGTCAGAAGGGCACTGGTAACGCTCGTGCCGGTATGACTTCCACCCCGAACCGTCGTGGTGGTGGCCGTGCCTTCCCGAACAAGCCGGACGAGAACTTCAGCCAGAAGGTTAACCGCAAGATGTTCCGCGCCGGCATGGCCGCCATCTTGTCCCAACTGGTGCGTGACGAGCGTCTGATCGTGGTTGACGAGCTGTCGATCAACAGCCCGAAGACCAAGGAATTCGTTGGCGCTGTTCAGCCGATGGGTCTGGAACAAGCTCTGTTCATCACTGGTGAGCTGAGCGAGAACCTCTATCTCTCTTCGCGTAACCTGCCGAACGTGCTGGTTATCGAAGCTCAACAAGCTGACCCGTACAGCCTGCTGCGTTTCAAGAAGACCGTGATCACCCGCGACGCCGTGAAGCAACTGGAGGAGCAGTGGGCATGA
- the rplC gene encoding 50S ribosomal protein L3: MSLGLVGRKVGMTRIFAEDGATIPVTVLDMSANRVTQIKTAETDGYNAVQVTFGSKKANRVNKAAAGHFAKAGVEAGEVLVEFALSAEAVANFKLGDAVAVETFSVGQLVDITGTSKGKGFSGVIKRHNFSSNRASHGNSRSHNTPGSIGQAQDPGRVFPGKRMAGQYGNVKSTVQCLEIVRIDAERQLILVKGAVPGAKNGDVVVRPSVKAGA; encoded by the coding sequence ATGAGTTTAGGTCTTGTCGGTCGCAAAGTCGGCATGACCCGCATTTTTGCCGAAGATGGCGCAACCATCCCGGTAACTGTGCTGGACATGTCCGCTAACCGCGTCACGCAAATCAAAACTGCAGAAACCGACGGCTACAATGCCGTTCAGGTGACTTTTGGCTCCAAAAAGGCCAATCGTGTCAACAAGGCTGCAGCTGGCCATTTCGCCAAGGCTGGCGTTGAAGCAGGTGAGGTTCTGGTAGAGTTCGCTCTGTCGGCCGAAGCTGTTGCCAACTTCAAGCTGGGCGATGCCGTCGCTGTTGAAACCTTCTCCGTTGGTCAGCTGGTGGATATCACCGGTACCTCCAAGGGTAAGGGCTTCTCCGGTGTGATCAAGCGTCACAACTTCTCTTCCAACCGTGCTTCGCATGGTAACTCGCGTTCGCACAATACGCCGGGTTCCATCGGTCAGGCGCAGGATCCGGGTCGCGTTTTCCCGGGTAAGCGCATGGCTGGTCAGTACGGTAACGTCAAGAGCACTGTTCAGTGCCTCGAGATCGTTCGTATCGACGCCGAGCGTCAGCTGATTCTGGTCAAGGGCGCAGTCCCGGGCGCCAAGAACGGCGACGTAGTCGTGCGTCCTAGCGTGAAAGCGGGTGCGTGA